In a genomic window of Nitrososphaerota archaeon:
- the pyrB gene encoding aspartate carbamoyltransferase, with translation MEKSDFIGRDVVSIRDFERDQLDHLFDSVEALEKQPRSLNDILEGKLAVILFFEPSTRTYSSFHIAADNLGMKVTGFASAAGSSVSKGETLHDTIRMFEGYGADLFVIRHARPGSLRFAAEITDVPVINAGDGSREHPTQAMTDMYAIRKAFGKLDGLKVGILGDLRYGRTASSLAYALSNYDVEMTFIAPEALKMRPEVEQYLEQRGATTKSETDLKNVVGDLDVLYVTRIQKERIPDPTEFEKVKGLYQVNLEALARAKPSLKVLHPMPRVDELAAELDATNYAHYFVQAAAGLPLRMVLMNFMLGGAS, from the coding sequence ATGGAGAAATCAGACTTCATCGGGAGAGACGTGGTAAGCATACGGGACTTCGAGCGGGACCAACTTGACCACCTCTTCGATTCCGTGGAAGCACTGGAAAAGCAGCCCAGAAGCCTCAACGACATTCTTGAGGGAAAGCTCGCAGTCATACTCTTCTTTGAGCCGTCGACCCGGACCTACTCGAGCTTCCACATAGCTGCAGACAACCTGGGGATGAAGGTAACAGGTTTCGCCAGCGCCGCAGGCTCATCGGTTTCCAAGGGGGAGACGCTCCACGACACGATACGGATGTTCGAAGGCTACGGAGCCGATCTCTTCGTCATACGGCACGCCAGGCCCGGATCCCTTCGGTTTGCTGCTGAAATAACGGATGTACCCGTGATCAACGCCGGAGATGGGAGCAGGGAACACCCCACCCAAGCGATGACCGACATGTACGCCATCAGGAAGGCGTTCGGCAAGTTGGATGGGCTCAAGGTTGGGATACTCGGAGACCTGAGATACGGTAGGACGGCCTCATCGCTTGCCTATGCCCTATCAAACTACGACGTCGAAATGACCTTCATTGCCCCCGAGGCCCTGAAGATGCGCCCGGAAGTGGAGCAATACCTGGAGCAGCGCGGCGCGACCACCAAGTCTGAAACCGACCTGAAGAACGTGGTCGGGGACCTTGACGTTCTATACGTGACGAGGATCCAGAAAGAGAGAATTCCTGACCCCACAGAGTTCGAGAAGGTGAAGGGGCTCTATCAGGTGAACCTTGAAGCCCTCGCCCGGGCGAAGCCCTCCCTCAAGGTCCTCCATCCCATGCCGAGGGTGGATGAGCTGGCTGCCGAGCTGGACGCTACGAATTACGCGCACTATTTCGTGCAAGCTGCCGCTGGCCTTCCCCTGAGAATGGTACTCATGAACTTCATGCTGGGAGGGGCGAGCTAG
- a CDS encoding NUDIX domain-containing protein — MPGDEVVDAVDEDDRVVGKATLADCLNEGLLHRTVGVIVSRTNGRVILQRRSREDLWHPGLWTLSSTGHVKKGESRTKAARRELLEELGLRGKLVHLSKILLPAIRSRGMTEREWVSVYGTQTNAEVKINPVEVDSVQEFTSQELRRMLSGHRLTPDARIILRAYLDGKIPSATAPMKKIR, encoded by the coding sequence TTGCCAGGAGATGAAGTGGTGGACGCCGTCGACGAGGACGACAGGGTCGTTGGAAAAGCCACCCTGGCCGATTGCTTGAACGAAGGTCTCCTCCACAGGACAGTGGGTGTCATCGTCAGCAGGACCAACGGACGGGTGATTCTCCAACGGAGGAGCAGGGAAGACCTGTGGCACCCAGGCCTTTGGACCCTTTCAAGCACTGGGCATGTCAAGAAGGGTGAGAGCCGGACCAAAGCGGCACGGCGCGAACTCCTTGAGGAGCTTGGGCTCCGAGGCAAGCTGGTTCACCTGTCGAAGATCCTTCTCCCCGCCATTCGCAGCCGAGGTATGACTGAGCGTGAATGGGTTTCAGTCTATGGAACCCAAACGAACGCCGAGGTAAAGATCAACCCCGTCGAGGTCGACTCTGTCCAGGAATTCACGAGTCAGGAGCTTAGGAGAATGCTGTCGGGCCATAGACTTACTCCCGATGCCAGAATCATCCTGAGAGCTTACCTCGACGGAAAGATTCCTTCGGCGACTGCTCCGATGAAGAAGATTCGCTGA
- a CDS encoding aldehyde dehydrogenase family protein, protein MFIDGEWTDAASGETFPVFNPATGEKIDSVPKGGREDIRRAVDSAKESYEKWSERPAIERSRVLLKLADTVRANVEELATTLTMEQGKPLGESRSEVNSFANTCEYYAGLIGRQRGAQTPFSTGEGFFIVTKRPLGVVGAILPWNFPVSLMGWKVGPGLAAGNTFVVKPSSTTPLTDLKLAALLVKAGLPAGAVNVVTGPGSVVGEELLDNPKVAKIAFTGETATGKRIMEGSSKQIKRLTLELGGSDPMIVCDDADIELAVEGATWGRFRNCGQSCTSVKRLFLFDSIADQFVEKFAEKVKTIHVGNGLAQGTHMGPVHTSEQRRKVEEMVEDAENRGAKSIVKGGMPKEKELEKGNFYIPTVLGDVDYDARMAKEECFGPALPIFRVKDLEEAIERANDTIYGLGSSVWTKDVERAYHAAERIEAGTTWVNSPPISRAEVPFGGFKQSGFGRELGLEGLDSYYETKSIQVLEYGKGKKWAFPI, encoded by the coding sequence ATGTTCATCGATGGCGAATGGACTGACGCTGCCAGCGGCGAGACTTTTCCGGTCTTCAATCCTGCGACCGGCGAGAAGATAGATTCGGTGCCGAAGGGTGGAAGAGAAGACATACGCAGAGCTGTGGACTCGGCGAAGGAATCCTACGAGAAGTGGTCTGAGCGCCCCGCCATCGAGCGGTCGAGGGTCCTGCTGAAGTTGGCAGATACGGTCAGGGCGAACGTCGAAGAGCTGGCCACCACCCTCACCATGGAGCAGGGAAAGCCCCTGGGGGAGTCGAGGAGCGAAGTCAACTCCTTTGCGAACACCTGTGAGTATTACGCTGGATTGATCGGAAGGCAAAGGGGAGCTCAGACTCCCTTCTCCACCGGGGAGGGTTTCTTCATCGTGACCAAGAGACCGCTAGGCGTCGTGGGCGCGATTCTGCCTTGGAACTTCCCGGTCTCCCTGATGGGATGGAAGGTCGGTCCGGGCCTGGCAGCTGGGAATACCTTCGTAGTGAAGCCGTCGAGCACAACTCCCCTGACCGACTTGAAACTCGCGGCGCTACTCGTCAAGGCCGGACTGCCAGCCGGGGCTGTGAACGTGGTTACGGGTCCCGGGAGCGTCGTGGGAGAGGAGCTTCTAGACAATCCGAAGGTGGCCAAGATCGCCTTCACGGGTGAGACGGCGACAGGAAAGAGGATAATGGAAGGGTCTTCGAAGCAGATCAAAAGGCTGACTTTGGAGCTTGGGGGCTCTGACCCGATGATCGTGTGTGACGATGCTGACATCGAGCTGGCCGTCGAGGGTGCCACCTGGGGACGATTCAGGAACTGCGGACAGTCGTGCACGTCTGTGAAACGTCTTTTCCTTTTCGATTCCATAGCTGACCAGTTTGTGGAGAAGTTCGCGGAGAAAGTCAAGACCATTCATGTCGGGAATGGGCTGGCTCAGGGGACTCACATGGGCCCCGTCCACACGAGCGAGCAGAGGAGGAAGGTGGAGGAGATGGTGGAAGATGCTGAGAACAGGGGCGCGAAGTCTATCGTCAAAGGAGGGATGCCAAAGGAAAAGGAGCTCGAGAAGGGGAACTTCTACATCCCTACGGTCCTCGGGGACGTCGACTACGACGCGAGGATGGCCAAGGAAGAGTGCTTCGGGCCTGCGCTCCCCATATTCAGGGTGAAGGACTTGGAGGAAGCGATAGAGAGGGCGAACGACACGATCTACGGGCTCGGCTCCTCCGTCTGGACCAAGGACGTGGAGAGGGCTTACCATGCGGCCGAGAGGATCGAGGCAGGCACGACCTGGGTGAACTCACCCCCGATTTCGAGGGCGGAGGTCCCCTTTGGCGGGTTCAAGCAGAGCGGTTTCGGGAGAGAGCTGGGGCTCGAAGGTCTTGACTCCTATTACGAGACCAAGAGCATCCAGGTTTTGGAATACGGGAAGGGCAAGAAATGGGCGTTTCCGATCTGA
- a CDS encoding NAD(P)-dependent oxidoreductase, translated as MKVLITGASGMVGRNLVSYLTEKGFEPIPTDLSGWEVSGDILDRDFVFKKLASLEFEAIIHLAAITEIKRTVDDPRLCFEVNCVGTLNMLELANRKKVERIICASSANVFGAPKTNPVTEDAPFDPRLPYDYSKVISENLAMSFHKTKGVPVSLTRSWLLFGEFDQPSRATNRFIRACLKNEPLTLFNGGKDTTSPSHAINYAKLAVLIMENDKAVGQAFNFGGERPVSIRELAETVKNLTGSKSEFTLAPPRTELEKEPQISYPSTEKVKSVLGYKHELNLEQGLTRTIEWVRKQA; from the coding sequence TTGAAGGTCCTCATCACAGGCGCCTCGGGAATGGTGGGGAGGAACCTTGTCTCCTACCTCACCGAGAAGGGGTTCGAACCAATCCCCACAGATCTCTCCGGGTGGGAAGTCTCGGGGGACATCCTCGACAGAGACTTCGTCTTCAAGAAGCTCGCATCTTTGGAATTCGAAGCGATCATACACCTCGCCGCAATCACCGAGATCAAGAGGACCGTAGATGACCCCCGACTCTGCTTCGAGGTCAACTGCGTCGGGACCCTGAACATGCTCGAGCTCGCAAACCGGAAGAAGGTGGAGAGGATAATCTGCGCATCGTCCGCAAACGTGTTCGGCGCGCCGAAGACAAACCCCGTTACAGAAGACGCCCCCTTCGACCCTCGCCTACCCTACGACTACTCGAAGGTGATATCCGAGAACCTGGCCATGAGCTTCCACAAGACGAAGGGCGTCCCGGTTTCCCTGACCAGGAGCTGGCTTCTCTTCGGAGAGTTCGACCAGCCCTCGAGGGCTACCAACCGCTTCATCCGGGCCTGCCTGAAGAACGAGCCTCTGACTCTGTTCAACGGAGGCAAGGACACCACCTCTCCCTCCCACGCCATCAACTACGCGAAGCTAGCGGTCCTGATCATGGAGAACGACAAGGCGGTCGGACAGGCATTCAACTTCGGGGGCGAAAGGCCCGTATCGATCAGGGAGCTGGCGGAAACGGTCAAGAACCTGACCGGCTCGAAGTCCGAGTTCACTCTCGCGCCTCCAAGGACGGAGCTTGAAAAGGAGCCGCAGATCAGCTATCCCTCGACCGAGAAGGTGAAATCGGTCCTGGGATACAAACACGAACTGAACCTTGAACAAGGGCTAACGCGAACGATCGAATGGGTCAGGAAGCAGGCCTAG
- the rpsJ gene encoding 30S ribosomal protein S10, with the protein MPQFARIKLTSTNLPELERVAKDIRDIADKTGVKVRGPQPLPTKRLKITTRKAPTGEGSHTFDHWQLRVHRRILDVQPDDRTMRQITKMRIPEDVKVELILTA; encoded by the coding sequence ATGCCTCAGTTCGCGAGGATAAAGTTGACGAGCACCAACCTGCCCGAGCTTGAGAGGGTGGCCAAGGACATCAGAGACATCGCCGACAAGACGGGCGTGAAGGTGAGAGGACCCCAGCCGCTTCCGACAAAGAGGTTGAAGATTACGACCCGCAAGGCCCCGACGGGGGAGGGGAGTCACACCTTCGACCACTGGCAGCTTCGCGTTCACAGGAGGATTCTGGATGTGCAGCCCGACGACAGGACCATGAGGCAGATCACGAAAATGAGAATTCCAGAGGACGTTAAGGTAGAGCTGATACTGACGGCCTAG